A region from the Coffea eugenioides isolate CCC68of chromosome 9, Ceug_1.0, whole genome shotgun sequence genome encodes:
- the LOC113782098 gene encoding agamous-like MADS-box protein AGL28 — protein MGDKQMKGREKIEMKKIEKEDDLYATFYKLRDELFMEASELCTTCKVDIGVIIFSPTGEPHSFFHPNADKVFNRFLGRDMPRDDADQLAEALARARVEQLEQQLHELEVQQEIEEERAKKLDELFAQDGIVGWPGVPIDQMDMEMVTNLEAKIDNLLLQLEEHAKKLTEEASSSNVPPSKI, from the coding sequence ATGGGAGATAAGCAGATGAAAGGTCGTGAAAAAATTGAGATGAAAAAGATAGAAAAGGAGGATGATCTGTATGCTACTTTTTACAAACTAAGAGATGAGCTTTTCATGGaagcaagtgaactttgcacaACATGCAAAGTTGACATTGGAGTCATAATTTTTTCTCCAACTGGTGAGCCACACTCTTTCTTCCATCCAAATGCAGACAAAGTTTTCAATCGATTTCTGGGGAGAGACATGCCTAGGGACGATGCAGATCAACTTGCTGAGGCCCTTGCTCGAGCTAGAGTTGAACAGCTCGAGCAACAACTTCATGAGCTTGAAGTTCAACAAGAGATTGAAGAAGAACGAGCCAAGAAGTTGGATGAACTTTTTGCCCAggatggcattgttggttggcCTGGGGTGCCAATTGATCAAATGGACATGGAAATGGTAACAAATCTGGAGGCAAAGATAGACAATCTGCTTCTCCAATTGGAGGAACATGCCAAGAAGTTGACAGAAGAGGCTTCTTCATCAAATGTTCCCCCCAGCAAGATTTGA
- the LOC113782745 gene encoding probable FBD-associated F-box protein At1g32375 isoform X2, translating to MENPSQKRLTLSSEMDAGASVDRISSLPDSVLCYILSFLPTTKYAVGTSILSKRWKFLWTGVPYLLFDDDRVRKSPERVRKFEQFVNKVLLLSTVQNILKFRLCCGNELIEPFYVNAWISTAIIRNVRVLKVVVFDYRRADVVIELPSCLFTCRTLEDLELWDNLDINTPNLVCLPRLKRLTLSYVQYRNDESVGKLISGCPILEFLDISRYGFDNVTVFVISSPSLKQLRFRGNDDFPENLHYKVAINTPALESLDYSNHIWQHIDVNFQNITSLVRAKIDVEAFPGDDPPQSGFCNSLVELVQALHGVKILTLSQETMKALSYATTRLSTRRFEGLTKLVVRAGCCEWTCLQDLVEVAVNLEVLDFTKAINLDAFDMHKNWHREHTTESCWRDPIEVPRCLITSLKQISFEELEGFEDELAMIGYILKHGSVLNRMHLSSKVGGLSTKFQLTQKVLLFPRRSPTCQIAFCGKLDHGPFSASHSPMGET from the exons ATGG AAAATCCAAGCCAAAAGCGCCTAACTTTGTCAAGTGAAATGGATGCTGGTGCTTCTGTTGATAGGATTAGCAGTTTGCCCGATTCAGTTCTCTGTtacattctttcttttttgccaACAACAAAATATGCTGTGGGAACAAGTATTTTATCTAAAAGATGGAAATTCCTGTGGACTGGAGTCCCCTACCTTCTTTTCGATGATGATCGCGTTCGTAAAAGCCCAGAAAGAGTGAGAAAATTTGAGCAATTTGTTAATAAGGTTCTGCTTCTAAGTACTGTGCAGAATATACTCAAGTTCCGTCTTTGTTGTGGAAATGAACTCATTGAGCCATTCTATGTCAATGCATGGATCAGCACTGCAATTATCCGGAATGTCCGAGTGCTGAAAGTTGTAGTTTTTGATTATCGTCGTGCTGATGTTGTCATTGAATTGCCTAGTTGCCTATTTACTTGCAGAACATTAGAGGATCTTGAATTGTGGGATAATCTAGATATcaatacaccaaatttggttTGTCTTCCTAGACTAAAACGTCTAACGCTTTCTTACGTTCAATACAGAAATGATGAATCCGTCGGTAAGCTCATATCTGGCTGTCCAATACTAGAATTCCTGGATATTTCCAGATACGGCTTTGATAATGTGACAGTTTTTGTAATATCTTCACCTTCACTGAAACAACTCCGTTTTCGTGGTAACGATGACTTTCCTGAAAATCTTCACTACAAGGTTGCTATAAATACCCCAGCACTAGAGTCCCTTGATTATTCCAATCACATATGGCAGCACATTGACGTCAACTTTCAGAACATTACCTCTTTAGTTAGAGCAAAAATTGATGTTGAGGCTTTTCCTGGTGATGATCCACCTCAAAGTGGTTTTTGCAATTCACTTGTGGAACTGGTTCAGGCACTACACGGTGTAAAGATTCTCACTTTGTCACAGGAGACAATGAAG GCTCTGAGCTATGCCACCACCCGCTTGTCAACAAGGAGATTTGAAGGACTAACCAAATTGGTAGTAAGAGCTGGATGCTGTGAATGGACTTGCCTACAGGATTTGGTTGAAGTGGCAGTAAATTTAGAAGTTCTTGATTTCACAAAGGCAATCAACTTAGATGCTTTTGATATGCATAAG AATTGGCATAGAGAACACACTACAGAGTCATGCTGGAGGGATCCCATAGAAGTTCCCAGATGCTTGATAACGAGCCTGaaacaaatttcatttgaagaaCTTGAAGGCTTTGAAGATGAGCTTGCAATGATAGGCTACATTCTGAAGCATGGTAGCGTTCTAAACCGAATGCATCTAAGTTCTAAAGTCGGCGGCTTGagcacaaaatttcagcttactCAGAAGGTACTACTGTTCCCTAGAAGATCCCCCACATGTCAAATTGCATTTTGCGGCAAGCTGGACCACGGTCCCTTTTCAGCAAGTCATAGTCCAATGGGGGAAACATGA
- the LOC113782745 gene encoding probable FBD-associated F-box protein At1g32375 isoform X1: protein MQKRSCLSQRCDNMANLNTLDSTENPSQKRLTLSSEMDAGASVDRISSLPDSVLCYILSFLPTTKYAVGTSILSKRWKFLWTGVPYLLFDDDRVRKSPERVRKFEQFVNKVLLLSTVQNILKFRLCCGNELIEPFYVNAWISTAIIRNVRVLKVVVFDYRRADVVIELPSCLFTCRTLEDLELWDNLDINTPNLVCLPRLKRLTLSYVQYRNDESVGKLISGCPILEFLDISRYGFDNVTVFVISSPSLKQLRFRGNDDFPENLHYKVAINTPALESLDYSNHIWQHIDVNFQNITSLVRAKIDVEAFPGDDPPQSGFCNSLVELVQALHGVKILTLSQETMKALSYATTRLSTRRFEGLTKLVVRAGCCEWTCLQDLVEVAVNLEVLDFTKAINLDAFDMHKNWHREHTTESCWRDPIEVPRCLITSLKQISFEELEGFEDELAMIGYILKHGSVLNRMHLSSKVGGLSTKFQLTQKVLLFPRRSPTCQIAFCGKLDHGPFSASHSPMGET, encoded by the exons ATGCAAAAAAGAAGTTGTCTTTCTCAAAGATGCGACAATATGGCTAACTTAAATACTTTGGATTCTACAGAAAATCCAAGCCAAAAGCGCCTAACTTTGTCAAGTGAAATGGATGCTGGTGCTTCTGTTGATAGGATTAGCAGTTTGCCCGATTCAGTTCTCTGTtacattctttcttttttgccaACAACAAAATATGCTGTGGGAACAAGTATTTTATCTAAAAGATGGAAATTCCTGTGGACTGGAGTCCCCTACCTTCTTTTCGATGATGATCGCGTTCGTAAAAGCCCAGAAAGAGTGAGAAAATTTGAGCAATTTGTTAATAAGGTTCTGCTTCTAAGTACTGTGCAGAATATACTCAAGTTCCGTCTTTGTTGTGGAAATGAACTCATTGAGCCATTCTATGTCAATGCATGGATCAGCACTGCAATTATCCGGAATGTCCGAGTGCTGAAAGTTGTAGTTTTTGATTATCGTCGTGCTGATGTTGTCATTGAATTGCCTAGTTGCCTATTTACTTGCAGAACATTAGAGGATCTTGAATTGTGGGATAATCTAGATATcaatacaccaaatttggttTGTCTTCCTAGACTAAAACGTCTAACGCTTTCTTACGTTCAATACAGAAATGATGAATCCGTCGGTAAGCTCATATCTGGCTGTCCAATACTAGAATTCCTGGATATTTCCAGATACGGCTTTGATAATGTGACAGTTTTTGTAATATCTTCACCTTCACTGAAACAACTCCGTTTTCGTGGTAACGATGACTTTCCTGAAAATCTTCACTACAAGGTTGCTATAAATACCCCAGCACTAGAGTCCCTTGATTATTCCAATCACATATGGCAGCACATTGACGTCAACTTTCAGAACATTACCTCTTTAGTTAGAGCAAAAATTGATGTTGAGGCTTTTCCTGGTGATGATCCACCTCAAAGTGGTTTTTGCAATTCACTTGTGGAACTGGTTCAGGCACTACACGGTGTAAAGATTCTCACTTTGTCACAGGAGACAATGAAG GCTCTGAGCTATGCCACCACCCGCTTGTCAACAAGGAGATTTGAAGGACTAACCAAATTGGTAGTAAGAGCTGGATGCTGTGAATGGACTTGCCTACAGGATTTGGTTGAAGTGGCAGTAAATTTAGAAGTTCTTGATTTCACAAAGGCAATCAACTTAGATGCTTTTGATATGCATAAG AATTGGCATAGAGAACACACTACAGAGTCATGCTGGAGGGATCCCATAGAAGTTCCCAGATGCTTGATAACGAGCCTGaaacaaatttcatttgaagaaCTTGAAGGCTTTGAAGATGAGCTTGCAATGATAGGCTACATTCTGAAGCATGGTAGCGTTCTAAACCGAATGCATCTAAGTTCTAAAGTCGGCGGCTTGagcacaaaatttcagcttactCAGAAGGTACTACTGTTCCCTAGAAGATCCCCCACATGTCAAATTGCATTTTGCGGCAAGCTGGACCACGGTCCCTTTTCAGCAAGTCATAGTCCAATGGGGGAAACATGA